Proteins encoded in a region of the Zunongwangia endophytica genome:
- a CDS encoding glycosyltransferase family 4 protein: MTKKILYIGNDLRVNSFTATYISFLSKMLRQEGFEVKTASSKRNKAVRLLEMLGLIVRFQKSTDIVLIDTYGATNFYYAYLVGRFCQMYNIPYIPILHGGNLPERLDKNPKFSRNLFGNAFQNIAPSNFLKSEFEKRNFNRICLIPNSIDLQNYPYKLRKDFRPKLLWVRRFQYRYNPKMALEVLELLSTKYSDAELCMVGPEKDGSMQDCRRLAKKKNLKVKFTDKLKKLEWAALSKDFDFFINTTTIDNTPLSVIEAMSLGLPIISTNVGGMPNLITHTRDGILVPSGDAQEMVSEISKIIEDPMTGESLASNARSKAESFDWQMIRKEWLEVINNGC; the protein is encoded by the coding sequence ATGACAAAAAAGATCCTGTACATAGGAAACGACTTGCGCGTTAATAGTTTTACAGCGACCTATATTTCTTTCCTAAGTAAAATGCTTAGACAGGAAGGATTTGAGGTGAAAACTGCATCATCTAAGCGAAATAAGGCAGTGCGTCTTTTGGAGATGCTTGGCCTAATTGTCAGGTTTCAGAAATCTACAGATATCGTCCTTATTGATACTTATGGAGCTACAAATTTTTACTATGCGTATTTAGTAGGCCGTTTCTGTCAAATGTATAACATACCATATATACCAATTTTACATGGTGGTAATTTGCCTGAACGTTTGGATAAAAATCCTAAATTCAGTCGGAATTTATTTGGTAATGCCTTTCAAAACATTGCGCCTTCGAATTTTCTGAAGAGCGAATTCGAAAAAAGAAATTTTAATCGAATCTGCCTTATTCCTAATTCAATAGATCTACAAAATTACCCTTATAAATTACGTAAAGATTTTAGGCCTAAATTGTTATGGGTGCGCCGCTTTCAGTATAGATATAATCCTAAAATGGCATTAGAAGTTTTAGAGCTGTTATCGACCAAGTATAGTGATGCAGAATTATGTATGGTTGGTCCCGAGAAAGATGGGAGTATGCAGGATTGTAGACGCTTAGCAAAAAAGAAGAATCTAAAAGTTAAGTTTACCGATAAGCTTAAAAAATTAGAATGGGCAGCATTGTCTAAGGATTTCGATTTTTTTATTAATACTACTACAATTGATAATACACCACTTAGTGTTATTGAAGCTATGAGCTTAGGTTTGCCCATAATCTCAACAAATGTAGGTGGGATGCCTAATCTGATTACCCATACTAGAGATGGTATTTTAGTTCCTTCGGGAGATGCGCAAGAAATGGTTTCAGAAATATCTAAAATTATTGAAGATCCAATGACAGGAGAATCTCTAGCTTCAAATGCACGAAGTAAGGCTGAATCTTTTGATTGGCAAATGATAAGAAAAGAATGGTTAGAGGTTATTAATAATGGCTGCTAA
- the recQ gene encoding DNA helicase RecQ, with translation MSLTEIDLHKELKKYFGFSQFKGLQEDVIASIVNRNDTFVIMPTGGGKSLCYQLPALIEEGTAIVVSPLIALMKNQVDAIRGISSEYGVAHVLNSSLNKTEVKQVKEDIVNGVTKLLYVAPESLTKEDYVDFLKQQKISFLAIDEAHCISEWGHDFRPEYRNLKSIIQRIGDNIPIIALTATATPKVQEDILKNLGVQKAKTFKASFNRPNLYYEVRPKTKNVDADIIRFVKQNNGKSGIIYCLSRKKVEELAQTLQVNGINAIPYHAGLDAKTRSKHQDMFLMEDVDVVVATIAFGMGIDKPDVRFVIHHDIPKSIESYYQETGRAGRDGGEGHCLAFYAYKDIEKLEKFMSGKPVAEQEVGHALLQEVVAYAETSISRRKFILHYFGEEFSLETGDGASMDDNVRNPKKQHEAKEELELLINVIKDTKQLYKSKEVVKTIVGKSNALILSHKTDQNPLFGKGKDKNEGFWMALTRQALVAGYLRKDIETYGVIKLTAKGEEFLKNPEPFMMTHDHIFSESSDNAAVSSKVSTGVDDKLVSMLKELRKKVAKKNGVPPFVVFQDPSIDDMALKYPVDLKELGNIFGVGEGKAKKYGKDFVNLIARYVEDNEVIRPDDLVVKSTGANSALKLFIIQSVDRKLPLDDIASAKGMTMPEFIKEMEAIVYSGTKLNIDYYLEDVLDEDQQEELHDYFLEAETDKVEEALEEFDGDYDDEEIRLYRIKFISEVAN, from the coding sequence ATGAGTTTGACTGAAATTGATTTACATAAAGAACTGAAGAAATATTTTGGTTTTAGCCAATTTAAAGGTCTTCAGGAAGATGTTATTGCAAGTATCGTGAATAGAAATGATACTTTTGTAATTATGCCAACAGGAGGAGGTAAGTCCCTATGCTACCAGCTGCCTGCATTAATTGAAGAAGGAACTGCAATTGTTGTATCGCCCCTTATCGCCTTAATGAAAAACCAGGTAGATGCCATTCGAGGAATTTCTTCGGAATATGGCGTTGCTCACGTTCTTAATTCGTCGCTAAATAAGACTGAAGTTAAGCAGGTGAAGGAAGATATAGTGAATGGCGTTACTAAACTTTTATATGTAGCTCCCGAATCTTTGACAAAAGAGGATTATGTTGATTTTCTAAAACAGCAAAAAATCTCTTTTTTAGCAATTGATGAAGCGCACTGTATTAGTGAATGGGGCCATGACTTTAGGCCTGAATATCGAAATTTGAAAAGCATAATACAGCGTATAGGAGATAATATTCCAATTATTGCGCTTACCGCAACAGCTACCCCGAAAGTTCAGGAAGATATTCTTAAGAATTTGGGCGTTCAAAAAGCAAAAACATTCAAAGCTAGTTTTAATAGGCCTAATCTTTATTATGAGGTTCGACCTAAAACCAAGAATGTAGATGCCGATATTATTCGTTTTGTAAAACAGAATAATGGTAAGAGCGGAATTATTTATTGCCTTAGCCGTAAAAAAGTAGAAGAGTTAGCACAAACCCTACAGGTAAATGGGATCAATGCGATACCTTATCACGCAGGTTTAGATGCCAAAACACGTTCCAAACATCAGGACATGTTCTTGATGGAAGATGTAGATGTGGTTGTAGCAACTATTGCTTTTGGTATGGGAATCGATAAACCCGATGTGCGATTTGTAATTCATCATGATATTCCAAAAAGTATAGAAAGTTACTATCAGGAAACCGGAAGAGCCGGTCGTGATGGTGGCGAAGGGCATTGTCTGGCATTCTATGCGTATAAGGATATAGAAAAATTAGAGAAGTTTATGAGTGGTAAACCTGTTGCAGAGCAGGAGGTAGGCCATGCATTGCTTCAAGAGGTAGTGGCTTATGCTGAAACTTCAATTTCGAGAAGAAAATTTATACTTCATTATTTTGGAGAAGAATTCAGCCTGGAAACAGGTGATGGAGCTTCGATGGACGATAACGTTCGTAATCCTAAAAAGCAACATGAGGCTAAAGAAGAATTGGAACTTCTTATTAATGTAATTAAAGACACAAAGCAATTATATAAATCGAAAGAGGTTGTAAAAACGATTGTCGGAAAAAGTAATGCTTTAATTCTATCTCATAAAACCGATCAAAATCCACTTTTTGGTAAAGGAAAAGATAAGAATGAAGGATTTTGGATGGCACTTACAAGACAGGCACTTGTGGCCGGTTATTTACGTAAAGACATTGAAACCTACGGTGTTATTAAATTAACAGCAAAAGGAGAAGAATTTCTGAAAAATCCTGAGCCATTCATGATGACTCACGATCATATATTTAGTGAATCTTCAGATAATGCAGCGGTATCTTCCAAAGTGTCAACTGGAGTCGATGATAAATTGGTGAGCATGCTTAAAGAGCTGCGAAAAAAGGTAGCTAAGAAAAATGGTGTACCTCCTTTTGTAGTTTTTCAGGATCCTTCTATAGACGACATGGCGCTTAAATATCCTGTAGACCTTAAAGAGCTTGGAAATATCTTTGGAGTCGGAGAAGGCAAAGCAAAAAAATACGGTAAAGATTTCGTGAATCTTATCGCCAGGTATGTTGAGGATAATGAAGTAATACGACCAGACGATTTGGTTGTGAAGTCTACTGGAGCGAATAGTGCTTTAAAACTTTTTATTATACAGAGTGTAGATCGCAAATTACCATTAGATGATATTGCCTCTGCAAAGGGTATGACGATGCCTGAGTTTATCAAGGAGATGGAAGCTATTGTTTATAGTGGAACAAAGCTGAATATCGATTACTATCTGGAAGATGTTTTAGATGAAGATCAACAGGAAGAACTCCATGATTATTTTCTGGAAGCTGAAACCGATAAAGTTGAAGAAGCTTTAGAAGAGTTTGATGGTGATTATGACGATGAAGAAATTCGTTTATACCGAATTAAATTTATTAGTGAAGTTGCAAATTAA
- a CDS encoding CDP-alcohol phosphatidyltransferase family protein yields MKKHIPNLITLCNLFSGSIAVIFAVQGNLVAAAFFVALGIFFDFFDGLAARALNVKSDVGLQLDSLADVVTSGVVPGIVMFQLFTMALPGEDGVPQWTSETNWLEFTFNPLALFGLLIILGSGYRLAKFNVDDRQTDSFIGLPTPANALLILSLPLILTYQPNSFATDIILNEWFLFALTIISFIILNAELPLFALKFKNYGFKGNEIRYIFLILCVVLIVLFQFLAVPMIILSYVLLSIFSGNKS; encoded by the coding sequence ATGAAGAAACATATTCCCAATCTTATAACGCTTTGTAATTTATTTAGTGGAAGTATTGCTGTGATTTTTGCCGTTCAGGGAAATTTAGTCGCTGCAGCATTCTTCGTAGCATTAGGAATATTCTTCGATTTTTTTGATGGTTTAGCTGCCAGGGCTTTAAATGTGAAAAGCGATGTGGGTTTACAATTAGACTCTTTAGCAGACGTGGTGACGAGTGGAGTAGTACCTGGGATAGTAATGTTTCAATTATTTACTATGGCATTGCCTGGCGAAGATGGCGTTCCACAGTGGACTTCTGAAACGAATTGGTTAGAGTTTACATTTAATCCGTTAGCTTTATTTGGACTACTTATCATTTTAGGATCGGGTTACAGACTCGCTAAATTTAATGTTGATGATCGCCAAACTGATTCTTTTATTGGTTTACCCACTCCGGCAAATGCTTTATTGATCTTATCGCTACCACTTATTTTAACCTATCAGCCTAATAGCTTTGCTACAGATATCATTTTGAATGAATGGTTTCTTTTTGCATTAACCATCATTAGCTTTATTATTTTGAATGCTGAATTACCATTGTTCGCTTTGAAATTTAAAAACTATGGTTTTAAGGGAAATGAGATCAGGTATATTTTCCTAATTCTCTGTGTCGTTTTAATCGTGCTGTTTCAGTTCCTGGCAGTGCCGATGATTATTTTGAGCTATGTGCTATTATCTATTTTTTCCGGAAATAAAAGCTGA
- a CDS encoding KpsF/GutQ family sugar-phosphate isomerase, which produces MKLQQKILSAAKETVKIEAKAIANLEHLIDNDFVAAVENIYNAKGRVIVTGVGKSAAIANKIVATLNSTGTPAIFMHAADAIHGDLGIIQKDDIVLCISKSGNSPEIKVLVPFIKDFHNTLIAITADKDSFLGKSADFILNSYVEKEACPNNLAPTTSTTAQLVIGDALAICLLKLRGFSSEDFAKYHPGGSLGKKLYLRVKDIAAQNMKPSVSPETTVTDAIIVISENMLGVTAVLEKDRIIGIITDGDIRRMLKNNEEFKNLTAKDIMSKNPKSIDEDALAVEALDVLEENKISQLLATKNGTYSGVVHIHNLIREGIL; this is translated from the coding sequence TTGAAACTTCAGCAAAAAATTCTAAGCGCCGCAAAGGAAACTGTAAAAATTGAAGCTAAAGCCATTGCAAATTTAGAACATCTTATTGATAATGACTTTGTAGCGGCGGTAGAAAATATTTACAATGCTAAAGGTAGAGTAATTGTAACCGGGGTTGGAAAAAGTGCAGCTATTGCTAATAAAATTGTTGCAACGCTAAATTCTACCGGAACTCCTGCTATTTTTATGCACGCTGCAGATGCTATTCATGGTGATCTAGGTATTATTCAAAAAGATGATATTGTATTATGTATTAGTAAGAGTGGAAATAGCCCTGAAATAAAGGTATTGGTCCCTTTTATCAAAGATTTCCATAATACACTTATAGCCATTACTGCAGACAAAGATTCGTTTCTAGGCAAATCGGCCGATTTTATTCTTAATTCTTATGTAGAAAAAGAAGCCTGTCCAAATAATCTTGCTCCTACAACTAGTACTACAGCGCAATTAGTAATTGGTGATGCTTTAGCCATTTGTCTTTTAAAACTACGAGGATTTTCTAGTGAAGATTTCGCAAAATATCATCCAGGTGGCAGTCTCGGAAAAAAGCTATATTTGCGAGTTAAGGATATTGCGGCCCAGAATATGAAACCCAGTGTTTCTCCTGAGACTACAGTCACCGATGCTATTATTGTTATTTCTGAAAATATGCTAGGAGTAACGGCTGTTTTGGAGAAGGATCGAATTATTGGTATTATTACAGATGGTGACATTCGTAGAATGCTGAAGAATAACGAAGAATTTAAAAATCTTACTGCTAAAGATATTATGAGCAAAAACCCGAAAAGTATCGATGAAGATGCTTTAGCTGTGGAAGCTCTCGATGTCTTAGAGGAGAACAAAATATCGCAATTATTAGCTACAAAAAACGGAACGTATAGTGGCGTGGTGCATATTCATAATTTAATAAGAGAAGGAATTTTATGA
- the tatC gene encoding twin-arginine translocase subunit TatC: protein MKKISQPQQEEPEMSFLDHLEELRWHLIRAVLAVVIAATIAFLLKSFIFDVLLFGPSKGDFWSYSMLCRVSEALGIDGGFCFQELPFTIQSRTMGGQFSAHIWTSITAGFIIAFPIIMFEFWKFVAPAMHEKERKHAKGFIFVTSLLFFLGVLFGYYVVTPLSINFLGKYKVSELVLNEFDLSDYIGLVRTTVIASGLIFELPILIYFLTKVGVVTPQFLKKYRKYALVIVLILSAVITPPDIVSQIIVAVPVLILYEVSIVISKVIYKKEIKEKNKL from the coding sequence ATGAAAAAAATAAGCCAGCCTCAGCAAGAGGAACCAGAAATGTCTTTTTTAGATCATCTTGAAGAATTAAGATGGCATTTGATAAGAGCTGTTCTTGCAGTAGTAATTGCAGCAACAATAGCCTTTCTTTTAAAAAGCTTTATTTTTGATGTTCTTTTATTTGGCCCAAGTAAAGGTGATTTCTGGTCATATAGTATGTTATGTAGAGTATCTGAAGCACTTGGCATCGACGGTGGATTTTGCTTTCAAGAGTTACCATTTACGATACAAAGTAGAACTATGGGCGGTCAATTCTCTGCTCATATTTGGACTTCTATTACAGCAGGGTTTATTATTGCCTTTCCTATAATTATGTTTGAATTCTGGAAATTTGTCGCACCTGCTATGCACGAGAAAGAAAGAAAACATGCTAAAGGTTTTATTTTTGTAACCTCACTTTTATTTTTTCTTGGCGTACTTTTTGGATACTATGTGGTTACGCCATTATCCATCAATTTTCTAGGAAAATATAAGGTTAGTGAACTTGTTTTAAATGAATTCGATTTAAGTGATTATATAGGCTTAGTTAGAACGACAGTTATTGCTTCAGGATTAATTTTCGAGCTTCCTATACTTATTTACTTTCTAACTAAAGTTGGTGTGGTTACTCCACAATTCTTAAAAAAATATAGAAAATATGCATTAGTAATTGTACTAATTTTATCGGCTGTAATTACTCCGCCAGATATTGTCAGTCAGATTATCGTTGCAGTACCGGTATTGATACTTTACGAAGTAAGTATTGTAATATCAAAAGTTATCTACAAAAAAGAAATTAAAGAAAAAAATAAGCTATGA
- a CDS encoding exopolysaccharide biosynthesis polyprenyl glycosylphosphotransferase yields the protein MADKPLLHFEISERKVLLRIFDVLFVLLTLTLLQSFTNFSYFRISKEFWYWTVLLVVYLKLFAHVFELYDLQKASHFDIVLKNVLLTTSVTVLFFILTPLLSPSLPDNRIQILYFFLTILCTLLLWRWAYISLIASPRFNKRVIVVGDSFDIQMIAEAFKKADPNYEVVGFVNTDEQVEVEDENFLRFEVDNLRKSVEEYHIKEIVVSSGYKGGLMLPLYNELSFLLNEGFPIRDYMQVYEDITARIPVQNVDHDFYRYFPFSRSNQNKFYLFSLRLFDILFSLMGIFIGLVLTPFVLLGNALANRGPLFYTQERIGQNSKTFKIVKFRTMVKNAEEQGPRYAEKNDLRTTPFGKFMRKARIDEIPQFLNLLKGEMSLIGPRPERPVFVQELSKSIPFYNIRHVIKPGLTGWAQVKGDYSGEEAGALEKLQYDLFYIKHRSIFLDLNIILKTLSTVISMRGQ from the coding sequence ATGGCAGACAAACCCCTACTACATTTCGAAATTTCAGAAAGGAAGGTTCTTCTACGAATATTCGATGTGTTGTTTGTTCTTTTAACGCTTACATTACTGCAAAGTTTTACCAATTTTAGTTACTTCAGGATAAGTAAGGAATTTTGGTATTGGACAGTTTTGCTGGTGGTCTATTTAAAACTTTTTGCTCATGTTTTTGAACTATACGACCTTCAGAAAGCAAGTCATTTTGATATAGTACTTAAAAATGTCCTGTTAACTACTTCAGTAACCGTTCTATTTTTCATTTTAACTCCGCTGTTAAGTCCGAGTTTACCCGATAACAGAATTCAGATTCTATATTTTTTTCTTACAATTTTATGTACACTTTTATTGTGGCGTTGGGCTTATATCTCTCTAATCGCTTCACCAAGATTCAATAAAAGAGTAATTGTCGTTGGTGATAGTTTCGATATTCAAATGATTGCAGAAGCTTTTAAGAAAGCAGATCCAAATTACGAGGTCGTTGGTTTTGTAAATACTGATGAACAAGTTGAGGTTGAAGACGAAAATTTTTTAAGGTTCGAAGTTGATAATTTAAGAAAATCAGTTGAAGAATATCATATTAAAGAAATTGTTGTTTCAAGCGGTTACAAAGGCGGATTAATGCTTCCGCTTTACAACGAACTGAGTTTTCTTTTGAATGAGGGATTCCCAATTAGAGATTATATGCAGGTTTATGAAGATATTACTGCAAGAATTCCGGTGCAAAATGTAGATCACGATTTCTACAGATATTTTCCATTTAGCCGAAGTAATCAAAACAAATTCTACCTTTTCAGTTTACGTTTGTTTGATATTCTCTTCTCTTTAATGGGAATATTTATTGGTCTCGTTCTTACGCCTTTCGTGCTATTAGGAAATGCATTAGCTAACCGTGGACCATTGTTTTATACGCAAGAAAGAATTGGACAAAATAGCAAAACATTTAAGATTGTTAAGTTTAGAACGATGGTTAAGAATGCAGAAGAGCAGGGGCCAAGATATGCTGAAAAAAATGATCTTCGAACCACGCCCTTTGGTAAATTTATGAGAAAAGCCAGAATCGATGAAATTCCGCAATTTCTGAATTTATTAAAAGGGGAAATGAGTTTGATAGGTCCAAGACCAGAACGCCCGGTCTTTGTACAAGAGCTTTCGAAAAGTATTCCTTTTTATAATATTCGGCATGTAATAAAACCTGGTTTAACGGGCTGGGCGCAAGTAAAAGGAGATTATAGCGGAGAAGAAGCCGGCGCTTTAGAAAAACTTCAGTATGATCTATTTTATATAAAACATCGAAGCATTTTCTTAGACCTCAATATCATTCTGAAAACCTTGAGTACTGTAATTTCTATGCGCGGACAGTAG
- the lnt gene encoding apolipoprotein N-acyltransferase: MKNILFAILSGLLLAFGWPTNGFPLLLFLGFTPLLLAEFNIRNSEAKFQKWKVFGVAYVSFFIWNVITTYWIYFSTPFGGAFAILANSLLMSIVFLIYHIIAKRTGFRASASFFISLWIVFEKVHLGWDFSWPWLNLGNGFSEYINWIQWYEFTGTFGGTLWILLSNFVIFKAILAFNEFKDKTILYRAGVKTILLIGLPILASYILLWNYTMPQERINALILQPNINPYTEKYNTNDTKIGELLLNMTSEKITDSTEIVLAPETVFADGTVLSRFNKSEAAFFGRQISQLQPNLSFLGGVSFYERFSNPNLVNSQSNQLGENDWFNDYNSAFLIKNNTENQIYHKSKLVVGVENFPYQDILKPILGDVMIDLGGTVAMKTTQKERAVFKIKDSISTAPIICYESIYGEYVTGYVKNGANFLSIITNDAWWGNTAGHRQHASYAKLRAIENRRSVARSANTGISEIINPIGEIQQKLEYEEHGTISGDIILNNKITFYSKYGDYIARVSKFLALFIFLFAMVGIKRSKYF; encoded by the coding sequence ATGAAGAATATTCTTTTTGCAATTTTAAGCGGACTTTTACTTGCTTTTGGTTGGCCTACTAATGGTTTTCCGCTGCTTCTATTTTTAGGATTTACGCCCCTGCTTTTAGCAGAATTCAATATTCGAAATTCTGAAGCTAAATTCCAAAAATGGAAAGTCTTTGGAGTTGCTTATGTAAGCTTCTTTATTTGGAATGTTATTACAACTTATTGGATCTATTTCTCAACGCCTTTTGGCGGTGCATTCGCTATTTTAGCGAACTCTTTACTCATGTCGATCGTGTTTTTGATTTATCACATTATCGCCAAACGAACTGGATTTAGAGCTTCCGCTAGTTTTTTTATAAGCCTCTGGATCGTGTTCGAAAAAGTTCATTTAGGATGGGATTTTTCATGGCCCTGGCTAAATCTTGGTAACGGATTTTCAGAATACATTAATTGGATACAGTGGTATGAATTTACGGGAACTTTTGGAGGAACACTTTGGATTCTACTAAGCAATTTTGTGATTTTTAAGGCTATCCTTGCTTTCAATGAATTTAAGGATAAAACGATTTTATATCGCGCCGGTGTGAAAACAATTTTATTAATCGGGCTACCAATTCTTGCTTCTTACATTTTGTTATGGAACTATACGATGCCGCAAGAAAGAATTAACGCTTTAATACTTCAGCCCAACATTAATCCTTATACCGAAAAGTATAACACGAACGATACAAAAATCGGCGAGTTATTGCTGAATATGACTTCGGAAAAAATTACAGATTCAACTGAAATTGTTTTGGCTCCTGAGACCGTTTTTGCCGACGGAACAGTTTTATCAAGATTCAACAAATCTGAAGCTGCCTTTTTTGGAAGACAAATTTCACAGCTTCAGCCAAATTTGAGCTTTTTAGGTGGCGTTTCATTTTACGAGCGTTTTTCAAATCCAAACTTAGTGAATTCTCAATCCAACCAATTAGGCGAAAATGACTGGTTTAATGATTACAATTCGGCTTTTCTAATTAAAAATAATACTGAAAACCAGATTTATCATAAATCAAAATTAGTTGTCGGAGTTGAAAATTTCCCTTATCAGGATATTCTTAAACCTATTTTGGGCGATGTAATGATCGATTTGGGCGGAACAGTCGCTATGAAAACTACGCAAAAAGAAAGAGCGGTATTCAAAATAAAAGATAGTATTTCAACAGCTCCAATTATTTGTTACGAATCCATTTATGGTGAATATGTTACCGGTTATGTAAAGAATGGAGCCAATTTCTTGAGCATTATCACAAATGACGCTTGGTGGGGCAATACGGCGGGACATCGACAACATGCAAGCTATGCCAAATTAAGAGCTATTGAAAATAGAAGATCGGTTGCCAGAAGTGCAAATACGGGAATTTCAGAAATTATTAATCCTATTGGCGAAATTCAACAAAAATTAGAATATGAGGAACACGGAACCATATCTGGAGATATTATTCTGAATAATAAAATTACTTTTTACTCCAAATATGGAGATTATATCGCCCGAGTTTCGAAGTTTTTAGCGCTCTTTATATTCCTATTTGCTATGGTAGGAATTAAACGCAGTAAGTATTTTTAG
- a CDS encoding carboxymuconolactone decarboxylase family protein: protein MINQVDEFNSYRQKMNDKILGENNKVLKRIFNLDTNAFAEGALDKRTKELLGLVASLVLRCDDCVKYHLESSFKEGLKREEVMETLSIGTLIGGTIVIPHLRRAFEYWDSLEEANTEK from the coding sequence ATGATCAATCAGGTTGACGAGTTTAATTCGTATCGCCAAAAAATGAACGATAAGATTCTTGGAGAGAATAATAAAGTTCTAAAACGTATTTTCAATTTAGACACCAATGCTTTTGCTGAAGGTGCTTTAGACAAAAGAACGAAAGAACTTTTAGGTCTTGTGGCTTCTCTTGTGCTACGTTGTGATGATTGCGTTAAATATCACTTAGAAAGCAGTTTTAAAGAAGGATTGAAACGTGAAGAAGTAATGGAGACTTTAAGTATCGGTACGCTTATAGGTGGTACAATTGTAATACCGCATTTAAGAAGAGCTTTTGAATACTGGGACTCTCTTGAAGAAGCTAATACCGAAAAATAA
- a CDS encoding glycosyltransferase family 4 protein — MAAKKILYIGNKLANTGRTPTSADILPGLLEKEGYVVYSFSAKENKILRLLEMLRSVLLFSDKVDWIIIDVYSTQNFWYAYLCGKLSKTKGVHYINILHGGNLEKRLRKKFFSFFRNAKYNIAPSEFFYSKFSAVGLTNLKFIPNSIKLDEYNFKERFQVSPKIIWVRAFAEIYNPMLAIQLLELLVQKYANAALYMVGPDKDGSMLKCKNYAEMNKLPITFTGKLDKKQWHKLAGDCDIFLNTSTIDNTPVSIVEAMALGLPLLSSKVGGIPYLIEDGKDGILFESNNLNDLANKTFKLLDKQLDANSIAKNARKKVEKFDWENVKGQWNDLLT; from the coding sequence ATGGCTGCTAAAAAAATTCTTTATATAGGAAATAAACTAGCAAATACTGGGCGTACACCAACTTCGGCTGATATTTTACCTGGATTACTCGAAAAAGAGGGGTATGTGGTATATTCATTTTCAGCAAAAGAGAATAAAATTTTACGTCTGCTAGAAATGCTTAGAAGCGTGCTACTATTTAGCGATAAGGTAGATTGGATAATTATAGATGTATATAGTACGCAAAATTTTTGGTACGCCTATTTATGCGGAAAGCTTAGTAAAACGAAAGGCGTTCATTATATAAATATTTTACATGGCGGAAATCTGGAGAAAAGGCTACGCAAAAAGTTCTTTTCGTTTTTCCGAAACGCTAAATATAATATCGCGCCATCCGAATTTTTTTATTCAAAATTTTCGGCTGTAGGATTAACGAATTTGAAGTTTATTCCAAATTCAATAAAGCTAGATGAATATAATTTTAAAGAGCGTTTTCAAGTTTCACCAAAGATAATTTGGGTTCGTGCATTTGCTGAAATTTATAATCCAATGTTAGCGATTCAGCTACTCGAGTTGTTAGTACAGAAATACGCTAACGCAGCGCTTTACATGGTTGGTCCAGATAAAGATGGTAGTATGCTGAAGTGTAAAAACTATGCTGAAATGAATAAGTTACCAATCACTTTTACAGGAAAACTAGATAAAAAACAGTGGCACAAATTAGCTGGAGATTGTGATATTTTCTTGAATACTTCTACCATTGATAATACACCAGTAAGTATCGTAGAAGCTATGGCGCTAGGTTTGCCTTTGCTAAGCTCTAAAGTTGGCGGTATTCCTTATCTTATTGAAGATGGTAAAGATGGAATTTTATTTGAAAGTAACAATCTGAATGATTTAGCCAATAAAACTTTTAAATTATTAGATAAGCAGTTAGATGCGAATAGTATAGCGAAAAATGCTAGAAAGAAAGTTGAAAAATTTGACTGGGAAAATGTAAAAGGTCAGTGGAACGATTTACTGACTTAA